In Ornithodoros turicata isolate Travis chromosome 1, ASM3712646v1, whole genome shotgun sequence, the DNA window AAGGAATCCATATTTATGGCCTCGCAGAAACCCACCTAAGAAACAGTGAAACACCACTCCTCAACCAGAACTGGATATGGATAGGAAAGAACAGAGGGAAGGAAAAAGAGAGGAGGGGGAATCGGTTTCCTGATTAACATacagaaagtaaaatatgtgGAAGACGACAACTGCAGCGACACAGAACATCTGTGGATAAAAGTGAACCTAGAAGGATCAAAGAAAATAAATTTGTGTGTAGTGTACATGGCAACAGGAAACGAAGAGCCAACATGGAATCAAAGCATCTACAGCTGCCTACAGGAAGACATAAACAAACAATCTAAAAACGAAACAACAGTCATTCTTGGGGATTTCAACTGCCACCTCGCGGAAATCTGTGGACGTGACGAACGTGCCGAAAGTCTTCGGAATTTGGCAGACGAGAACAACTTGAGGATACTTAACCTTGACCCACTATGCCAGGGCAGGGCAACATGGAGTCGGAACAGCCAGGAATCAGCCATCGATTTCATCCTGGTGAACCATAACATTGAGGACCATGGCCTTCATATTAACTCTATAGAAATAGACGGACAGAAAGTGTTTAGTTGTGGTAGCGACCACAACCGCATCAAACTAAGCATGCAGACAAaattacaaagaaaaaaaaaagaaatagcaagCCGCAAACAGCAAAAGTGCAAGACAGATGACGAGGACCAGATGAAGAAATTTGCGGATGAACTAGAAGCACAGTGCCTAAACTTGCAAACTCCTGTAGAATATGAAGAATTTGCAACTCTACTAACAAAAACTGCTTCGGCAAACATCCAACTGTACAAAAACTCAAAAAGACGAAGGATAACACCGTAGTTTGACAGTGAAATAAAGCAAGAGATAAAAAAGAGACAAGAGCTCAGCAGGGAACATAGAAAGGCACTTCGGAACCATCCACCATctgcaacagccctatgggAAAGCTATgtagagcaaaaagaaaagacgaaaaGACTAGTAGCACTTAAAATCGACAAATATCACCAGCAACTGGAACAGGAGATAAAAGAGGCAGGGGCACAGGGCAGCAAGAAGCTATGGCAACACTGCAGAAACATGATGGGAAAATCAAGCGAATGGAAGCCAGAACTACGGCATGGTAACAAGATGCTCTCTACAAAACAAGAAATAGAGGAATACCTGACAAGACATTTCAATCAACAACAGAGCAAACTGACTCCAGCGGTCCATATACGTGGGAACCAAAAACGCAAAAAGCTCTCGAACCTAGATATAACGGAACCCATAACCACCACGGAAATGATAAGGACAATCAAACGCCTAAAAAACGGAAAAGCACTCGGAAATGACAGGATCCCAAATGAATTCCTGAAGTCAATGAAGCCAACATCGGTGGAAACCCTCAGGGAAGGCTTCAATACCATATTACGCACCAAGACCATACTGCAGAGCTGGAAGGAAGCGACGATTAAACTACTCCATAAAGGAAAAGGGAAGGATCCACAAGTATTGGACTCCTACCGCCCAATAGCTATACTGAGCAACACATATAAACTCTTTGCCCAAATTTTAAACAGCAGAATACAGGCAAGCCTGGAGAAAGAGAATATACTACACGAATCACAAAATTGCTTTAGACCACACAGAAGGACCAGTGACAACATCTTCATTCTCACACAAGCAACAGAATACAAACAACAGGAAAACTCTGAGCTATACATCACATACTTGGACCTGGAAAAGGCATATGACTCTATTCCACAAGAAAGCTCAAAAGCTGGTCAAAGCTCCAGGCCTACTTCAATGATGGCACTCTAACATCGCTAAAAAAACTGTATTCAGACAATCAGGCAGTCTTTGGGTTGGCTGGCCTGACATCAAAGCCAGTGAAAATGACAGCTGCAGTGTTGTCCACTCTCGCCAACCCTATTTAATATATATGTGAGCCACCTACTAAAAAACTTACATGAAGATGGACCAGGACTTCGCTTCACAACCATCACAACAGCAGGAGAGAGAGAATACACAAAAATATCAAGCCTGGCTTTTGCGGATGACATAGTCCTCTTCGCAGAGTCAGAAACAGACTTGCAAGATCTCCTCTCTATATGCACTAAGGTTGCTGAGGAAGACCACCTGACCTTCAGTGCAAGCAAGACAAACTGGATGGGATTTAACCTGAGTCGAGACCATCACCCCAAGTTCTATCTGCAAGGCAAAGAAATATCCAGAACAAGTGAATACAAATATCTAGGTATCCACATCACAGATGACAAAAATATAGTATCCACCCATGAAGAGTACCTCCTGCGCAAATCAAGCAAATTAAAAGGATTTATTTGGAATGCAGCACGGCAGAGTTATAACAGATATACAATTGGTCGACTACTCTGGAAGACAATAGCGGTACCCTGGTGTCACATATGCAAATGACGTATTGACCCTGACCCAAAGTTTCTGGAAATCTGCCGAGAGACACGAACTGGAGCTGGGAAGATGGTGCCTCGGAGGGAATGGGATAACAGCAAACTCTGCAGTAACTGGAGAAATGGGCTGGTCCACGTATGCCCACAGAGAGGCTAGGTCCAAGCTCCAGTACCTTGGAAGGCTGGCTTTCCTGCCGAAACAAAACTATGCCTCAAGACTGTACAGATATATCCGATACAAGAAAGTGAAAACTAATTGGATAAAGAAAATCACGGCCCTCGACTCAAAATTCAGCAAAGATACAGCACGGCACCTAGCCAAGACAGTTAGGGACTGGGACAAAATAATCAAGATGGAAGTTGCCAAGACAGACCTAGATATATGGAGGCAAAATATGGGGCAACGTCCAAGCCTTCGCATGTATATGTCACTTAAAGAAAAACGGTGCACCGTCCAACATTATAGAGGTGATGAAGGCAGCGCCCTGCTGTTCCAAGCACGAACAGGGTCCCTCTTGACCCAGAAGAGGAGGCAAGATCTTTTCGACGAACCGGACACCAAATGCACAGTTTGTGGCGCCCATTTGGAagatgttgagcacgtcgtcgTATCGTGTCCAGGATTACCCGGTGGCGCGAGAAGCTTTCCCAGGCTCTCGGTTTTACCGTGCAAAGAAAGACAGCCAGGCGGAATAAAGACAAGGCAGAAAGAGAAATAGGCCCACAAACCGCGACTGCTGACGTGAACCACAGCGCAGAGCATGAAGGTTCTGAAAGAGCGGAAGTGGAAGCCACCAAGCGCCGCCTGGTGACATGGAGGATACGCAAACCGTGAAGAAGCAACGAACTTTTTAAACTAGACTTTTCCTCTGTTATCTCGTGTGTATTTTATGTGTGTATTTTTagtgtattttatttagtccCAGAGGCTATGGCGGACCTTCTACCAGAATTCGAGCATAGCCCACCCTGACTCAAAAGGGATAGGACAtggctactactactactgctactactagcacatggagcaacgcgtctctcagacaggcggcgtcgagcaaaaaaatgtctcgtcttgccccactttaccctataCATTATGCTGCAATATTCACACCGTTTCGAATGATTGGGGGACCTTGCATTAAGCTTACATATTATAAACGGCTAAGGAGTGAGGTGAAAATACGTAAAGCCGTATTCGTGCACACTCCTATACTGAAGGAAACAAGCTTGGAAAACTAACGACTGATAAAAATGTTGAACATAGGCATACGTGTGCTAAATAATCGGGAGTTTCTAATCATCGGTGGATGCTGCCCCCTATCGAGGCTGGGCCTTTTCACGTTATCGCATGTCAATGGGCACAAACGCCGTTCCGGTGGGTGTCCTCCTCAGGAAAGGCCTTTAGAgtgcccgtgtgtcaggggCATAACTCTGTCCTATATAGTGGATGCGtcacaattacgacaaaaaGCTCCCGTCTCCCCAACTGTTCGGCACACAAAGGGGCTGGTAGTCTGCAAAAACGTGAGCAACGTAGTTCTCGTGCAACAGCCGGAACGCACATGTGGATTAACCGGCTCGACGACCTCATTTCCctgcgcatttcattggttgtcGTTTTCCAcgggggccgccatgacaccaaaatttctccaaaatggaggatggtgttTGGAGCGGCGAAGCGAAGATTTcctgacagtttttttttttcatagacTACCGTAATTTTATCCTGTGAGTATACATCCTCTTGTAACTAGCTGCAAAATCGGCTTTAAATTTTGcgccgccatcattatttacgcgaaaatgacaggcttcgtcgctaccgttaggcctagtgaagacCGCCATCTCAAGAAAGTAGCACGAAAGACGCCACTGATGCgtaagattttgcattatatcatTGAATTTTATTCATACATACATCTTTGGGCATTTTTGATTCGATCGTTACGTGATTAAAAGTTAATATCGGCAGCCGTCGGTTACGAAGGTTACAAAGAAGCGGCTCTGCCACTAAATCCTGGCCAATCAGTTCCGCCAGCAACCCTTTCTGCCCAACGTGCCTccctccatgcagatggcgttgataaaagtgggcgcaaaatccgtcatTTGGTCTgccaccagtgatatccgtttcaatccaaatcaatATACtctctccaaaatggtggcacccggTAAATACCGGtaaggtataagtactggatgatcTGTAATAATAGGGAACTGTACTTAGGGACCTACGATTGGCTAGATGCcacaaaaagtgggtggagcctcaggtatatgcAGATCCATTAATGGctagactcccttttaatatacgacACTGTATACCTGACGGAACGCGAGCGCAGTGCAGCGGCCGCAAAGGATTCGAGTGATTGGCTTTCTCAACGGCGGCGTGGCAGAGACCGGTCTCccggaggtacccgggttcgaatcccggtgccggctgtgctgtctgggggtttttctgggttttcctcagacgcttccagacatatgtcggtacagctcccttagaagtcggcccaggacgcacattaccCCATGGCGCCagttcgtgacgttgcccatcacCTCTgcgaggtcgacaacggcgatcCCTTTCACCACGACCACCACTGGTCTCCTTACTTCGTGCTTCCGCACAAGGCCTGATAGATGGTCAAGTGCGGCaaaagcagacacaagaaacgTAATGGTGAAGAGAATATGGAGATTTGACCAACTGACAAGCAGAATTCTCAAGAGCATTCAAAAGAAACATGAAAGTGATATATTCACGAATAGTTTAGTTTCTTTGATTTCAAGGTTGCCTGACTACCGACCAGATATCTAACGAACTGCTGCAATAGCGCCACAGATAAATATGTGGTATGCTGTCGGCATTATTGAGTTCAACAACAATAAACTACTCATTCTTGATGCGATGATAAAATGTGCTCACAGGATGGTTGTGCAGGTGGTCTACGTTGTACTGTTTCGGTGTAACCCTAGGAATGCCCATGTGGACGAAGACAAAGATGGTTGATTCCATCATTCTCCTCGTGCGGCGCTCCGACGGAGCTATCTTGGCAAGCTCTGTAAGTTGGCAGCCTCTTTAGTCCCCTCAACACCATAAACATGCCTCAGCATAAGCTAGAATTCACTTTACGACGTAGACTCGTGTCATTCTTGTTTCGCATCGTTGCACCTCTAACATGTCTGTGTACTATAGATATAGAGGCATTGCTTCTGAGCGTCGCGCACCTCTTCCAATAACACGGCAATTTCCAAAGTTGCGTCCGAACAAACTCTGCTTATGAAGGCACTGTACTTTTTTTTCGTAGAGGACAGAAAGAGCCATGTTCCTACCGTGATTACCATGACGAATAAACACATGGCTACAAACCCTGACTGACGAGGGCATGCCGAGATGGCTCAGGCGCGGGATGCTAGTGGGTCACAAGATGACAACGATGTGGAAGGGCCGTGCGGGTGGGGCAACATCCAACCGGCCTGCCTGCAGCGATTTCGTACGCCCAGATGGGCCCTGGTGGCCCTCTGCTCCGCATCCTTCATCCAGGGGCTCACGATCAACGGTTACGTGAACGTCGTTCTGCCCACAATCGAGAAGCGATTTCAGATGCGCAGCGTTCAGTCCGGCAGCATAATCAGCATGTACAATGTGGGTTCTTTCATATTCAGCACGCCTGTTGCTTATTATGGAAGCACTCGACACAAGCCCAGGATCATTGCCATCGGCACCGTCGTTATGGGACTTGGATCCGCTATATTTTCGGTACCTCACTTCTTAGCACCGAGCTACACAGCCCATTTTGACATTAAGGACTTGTGCCCCAATAAATTATCGCCATCGCTTCTCTGCGGAACATCATCGAGCAACTTGCCCAACTACAGATTCCTTTTCATGTTTGGCAATTTTTTACACGGATGTGGCTCGTCGCCCTACTATACTCTTGGGGTGGCCTACTTAGACGACAACGTGCCTACCAAGACCTCTCCTGTTTATCTGGGTGATAACCTTTTGATATCCTATATGTTCTATTAAGAACTCGTTTAACGTTGTTCTTAGGGTGGTGTAGGTCACAGATAGACGATAGGCCGTTATCGTAATATGGGAGTCGTAGGTTACTGCCAATTTTTGAATTTGGAAAAATCAGTAATTCAGATATCACCACATGAGAAGGACCGAAGTAGCCATAATGACCGATATTACATGTGCGTGTCTAATGTTCACTCTGTCGGCTTGAAATACTACATACGCAGGCATATATTTCGCCATGGCTATATTGGGTCCATCTGTAGGGTTCATTTCTGGAGGGTATTTCCTGTCACAGTACACGGATGTCACCAAACCGGCGAAAGAGTAAGCAGTCCTGTTGTGCACATAGACCTGACTAACTAATACTTTCTATTTTAGAATCAAAATCAATCGCTTCAGCAAACTTTGGGTTGGTGCCTGGTGGTGTGGATTTGTCATTGCAGCATGTCTCTCTTTCATTGTGTCGATACCCATATTTGGATTCCCAAAGGAACTTCCAGGTATGTTCCCATTGGACGGAAACCTTGTATACCACGACTTGGTGCATATATCATTGAAGCCATTTGTGAAATGATTTTTAATACGGTCGTGAGGCACTAATAGTATCAACGGTATAATAGCTGAGACCAGTAGACTCACCGTTCCGAACTCCACGAGGTAAAACATACGTAAATCAAGCGAAAAGAAATACTGTCGCGTTGATATGACCTTGGTAAATTGTAGCAGAGATGTGGTAACGGCAAAATGTCAGAAGTTGAGTCTAGTCTAAAGGTACAAGCACTAATAATACGAAAAACACCGAAGCTTCACTTTGTTTATTGAGGCACAAGCTTTCGTGTTGCAGACTACACTTCATCATTTtgagtacagtgctggacaaaagttcatGGAACACGCTCTGGCACATTCCTCCCGCAGAGTGagacgctagcagcgaatggtactcTGCGGAcctgcaaacaggtgactgggttacgtAGGCACATTAGTCCCGTTCGCTGCTGGCATGTCActccgaggaaggaatgcgccggagcgtgttccatgAACTTTTGTCCAGCCCCTTACATTTGTACCCTAATTAACCGAGTGAGGCTTCAGTGTTTTTCGCGTTATCAGAGATGCAGTAGTGAAGAAATTACATGTTGCGGTGCTCAGGAAAACATCTAAGTAACTGCGGGACGTGGCCATCATATGGTGAGGGGGAAAACAGCAGAAGCCACCAGATCATCATAGAAGAACTGTAGCATGGGTACAAGAGCATGCGGCGAACACTGTTATTGGTGAAGTTTCCTGCTATTGACGTAGTACAAAAATGATGTCGTGATTGGAGAAACGAAGCTAGTGCATCTCACGCAGAATGTGTCGCCGCCATATTCCCCAATACCTTTGCTACTAACGCAAAGGTTCGTACACCATGCCGGACCACGAGAGCTTTCATCACGATCTCTTAAATGGCAACATATGCTAAGGTGCGTCATATCCGTCGTACACGTCTCCCCACCGCAGGTGCACGGACGactgacaagatggcgtatatgcaggcaagctggtggaagaactccattatgtaaaagcctgagtctgggcacacagagggacgacacgaacacgtCCCTCGGTGTGCCCatagactcaggcttttacataatggaGTACACGGACGAGCATGTTTCCATCGCATGACAAGAAACACTCCCGCACACATTTGTGTGCTTTATGTGTGAATGTTTGTAATACCTTGTCCTTTAGGTTACCGGGCCCTCAAGGCGCTTAAAAAAGTCGAAGTGGACAAAAATCTCCAGCCTAAAATAAGCAGTGAAAAGCAAGAGCCCTTTCTGACTGTGATCGCCTTCCTGCTGACCAACAGGGTATATGTCCTCCTGACATTAGGCGGCACGGTGGAAAGTAAGTCAACCGTGGTATTGCTGAGGGGATTTCCCATACACCGGGCGTGGATGATTGATCGTGAAGTTGTTCGATTTCAGCGATGATGGCATCCGGACTTTCTGCTTTCATCACCAAGATTCTGGAAAGCCAATTCGGACTCACATCTACTGCGGCAGCCACACTATTAGGTATTACTAATCAAATATGTTTGAAGACTTGAAATCTTGAAATGCCTGCAGAGTGCCCAAAGATAAGATCAAGACTGTTACTTGAGCTCCCTTTATGTTCGCATTTTGCAAtggttaaagtgccactacagagtttaaaaaaaaaagacatttattttatttactatTACAAATTAACCTCGCTCAAAGACTCAGAGTGCGCAACACATGAATGCCGTCAGTAACAATTACGCACTTGCTTGAATTTTCGGAACAACCCGCAGAACTTGATAGTTTCGGGTTCTCCAAGAGCAGGTGACGTCATCGAAATCGGCATCTCTCTCCTAGCTGGAGCGTGAGTGTTTCCGCTCTTCCCCCAACTTTGGAACTCTGCCAGCAACTGTGTTGAGGAGACGGAAATCGGGGAGTAATGTTGAAACGACCAGCTATCTGGACTGCTTCTTAGCAGTTCTcgaaacagacgacagaactaCTGCCTTTGTTATCTACGGAAGGCATTTCACGCCCCTTCGTGGTGCACAAACAGCTGCCTGGTTTGTCTCTGAACATTGCGATTCGGAGAATAGTATCTGCGAAGTCTTTTAATGCTTGACGAGTTCTTAGTCATAAGGTCGAAACGTCATTTCTACTGTATTAAAAGCAAGAATAATGAAGAACACCCGTACCTTGTGACGAACACCAAGGGCATCTCCGAGCTCTCCCAGGTGTACCGGGTGTttcaattaataataataacaattgggggtttacgtcgcgagacaactgagatcatgagcgacgccacagcggtcggtctgtggattacttttgcccacctacctgagggttctttcacgtgcgatgaaagctcatcacacggcatcccgtatttaacgtccttcgcggaagacagcgtgtctaagcaacttgcaccctgccaccaagttgctggcgtcctcggccaggttcgaacccgcgatctcgggatcagaaggcgaacacgctaccgactgagccaccgaggccggctgtttcacgaaggtcccccgGCTGAATTATTCGTACACAGGTGGCGTTAACGAAAAGCTTTCTTTTCAATGAGCATCCCTGAGACATCggccaagaactgagcagtgagaggctcatttgcatacgctcattaattaaataaaactccGAACTTGTAAATTTTACTTCGGGTGCTTTCGGAACTTCTGTTTTACCGATTGGAACTTTCAGCGAAAAATGTTCCAGAAAAAAACCCGCGTCGACAATTAGTGATTCttagagtaattaattggtttcggtttacatatttcttgcgcggagcagcgtaccaatgcgctctttcgctcacCTACCCTGCTGGcaattacgtgttcatccgcctggttcacacacgggggtgacggaagacaAGGAACCGCCACGGAGCGTGCCTTTATCGTGATGATGACGGATGCACCGAAGCGTCTCTTTTGTCGGTTCCtgatcttccgtcacccccgcgcgtgaaccaggcggatgaacacgcaATTGGTAGCCGGAGagctgagcgaaagagcgcattggtacggtgctccgcgcaagaaatatgtaaactgaaaccaattaattactagAAAAGATCAAAGTCGACGCGCGTTTTTTTCCTGGAATACTTTTCGCTGAATGTCCCGATCGGTAAAACAGAAGTTCCGAAAGCGTCTGAAGTAAAATTCAAAAGTTTGGAGT includes these proteins:
- the LOC135377479 gene encoding solute carrier organic anion transporter family member 4A1-like isoform X1; amino-acid sequence: MAQARDASGSQDDNDVEGPCGWGNIQPACLQRFRTPRWALVALCSASFIQGLTINGYVNVVLPTIEKRFQMRSVQSGSIISMYNVGSFIFSTPVAYYGSTRHKPRIIAIGTVVMGLGSAIFSVPHFLAPSYTAHFDIKDLCPNKLSPSLLCGTSSSNLPNYRFLFMFGNFLHGCGSSPYYTLGVAYLDDNVPTKTSPVYLGIYFAMAILGPSVGFISGGYFLSQYTDVTKPAKEIKINRFSKLWVGAWWCGFVIAACLSFIVSIPIFGFPKELPGYRALKALKKVEVDKNLQPKISSEKQEPFLTVIAFLLTNRVYVLLTLGGTVETMMASGLSAFITKILESQFGLTSTAAATLLGVIAIPSACGGTLLGGYIIDKFDLMCSNIIRMCVLTTMATWFVMMFILLHCPNAPFAGIPPHKDNYTTLKTQCNEKCDCNEMLYSPICGKDNVTYYSPCFAGCHKEHFVHGSVLFSECSCITTKDPKDHLSTDASVKVEAELTRCQTTCNLVIPFAIGLFLALFGTFFNSSPGLSATIRCVGESSKTVALGLQWVSVRLFGTIVAPIAFGFIIDRSCLKWQSLCGNQKGSCAEYENTSMSYHLYGFLMFLKTVSVVLFFSAWVSYGPAKSTSSTPTQGGVRENGAPAPSAVPPALPSSAAPAKTAAVGEPPVAPQAPTAEQAQLSPQGQARPRLLEPRAGASVAHSPRGPVQ